Proteins from one Panicum virgatum strain AP13 chromosome 7K, P.virgatum_v5, whole genome shotgun sequence genomic window:
- the LOC120643072 gene encoding uncharacterized protein LOC120643072, whose translation MAMGSDEEPGAAVPLVRLNHVSFQCASVEESAAFYQRVLGFQLVKRPASLDFRGAWLHRYGMGVHLLQRVSDPDAPPVARRPAAINPKGNHISFQCADMGLMKARLGDMRLEFVAARVRDGETVVEQLFFHDPDGNMIEICDCEKLPVVPLAAGAAAAGLPDLVVPAPRDVHG comes from the exons ATGGCCATGGGGTCCGATGAGGAGCCTGGCGCTGCAGTCCCTCTCGTCCGCCTGAACCACGTCTCGTTCCAGTGCGCCTCCGTCGAAGAGTCGGCCGCCTTCTACCAGCGCGTGCTCGGCTTCCAGCTCGTCAAACGCCCGGCGTCCCTCGACTTCAGAGGAGCGTG GCTGCACAGGTACGGGATGGGGGTACACCTGCTGCAGCGTGTCTCGGATCCCGACGCGCCGCCGGTCgccaggcggccggcggcgatcaACCCAAAAGGCAACCACATTTCCTTTCAG TGCGCGGACATGGGGCTCATGAAGGCGAGGCTGGGGGACATGCGGCTGGAGTTCGTCGCGGCGAGGGTGCGCGACGGCGAGACGGTGGTGGAGCAGCTCTTCTTCCACGACCCCGACGGCAATATGATCGAGATCTGCGACTGCGAGAAGCTCCCCGTGgtacccctcgccgccggtgccgcagCGGCCGGCCTCCCCGATCTGGTGGTGCCGGCGCCAAGGGACGTGCATGGCTAG
- the LOC120641380 gene encoding GATA transcription factor 6-like — MLHQTLLPSSFPPSSSASSSSPFLHASDAATAPPVGSSPSRSAFPRGSAMPSLAHRHGPLDDGRMDALKSHNSFPPEETAEDAAAAAAGALAEKDGFSVEDLLDLEEFGEPDKDGPDNEEAPPPPAAAAAEVKSNEDSQPLSVVTYDLPPPPPEMVDLPAHDVEELEWVSRIMDDSLSELPPQPQPSAALVASMALRPPLTQQRRAPQAHDGAYRALPAAHGPLRTPTICALSTEALVPVKAKRSKRTRGPGWSLSGASFLSDSASSSSTTTTSSCSSSGSFSSFLLDSPPFGGLELGEGYFNHFLPAPPSKKSKHGGGKGSKHKPKKRGRRPKHLPPNPSAAAQQPAPGDRRCSHCGVQKTPQWRAGPEGAKTLCNACGVRYKSGRLLPEYRPACSPTFVSSIHSNSHRKVLEMRRKKEGGMVATAAPAVASF, encoded by the exons ATGCTCCACCAAACGCTCCTCCCTTCCTCCTTTCCCCcctccagctccgcctcctcctcctcgcctttCCTCCACGCCTCCGACGCCGCCACAGCGCCACCGGTTGGTTCCTCCCCCTCCCGCAGCGCCTTCCCGCGAGGCTCCGCCATGCCTTCCCTCGCGCACCGCCATGGCCCCCTG GATGATGGGAGGATGGACGCGCTGAAGAGTCATAATAGCTTCCCGCCGGAGGAGACGGCggaggacgccgcggcggcggctgccggtgCGCTTGCGGAGAAAGACGGGTTCTCGGTTGAGGACCTGCTGGACCTTGAGGAGTTCGGCGAGCCTGACAAGGACGGTCCCGACAACgaagaggcgccgccgccgccggccgccgccgcggccgaggtGAAGTCGAACGAGGACTCGCAGCCGTTGTCGGTCGTGACTTAcgacctcccgccgccgccaccggagaTGGTTGACCTTCCG GCGCATGACGTCGAGGAGTTGGAGTGGGTCTCCCGCATCATGGACGACTCGCTCTCcgagctgccgccgcagccgcagccttCCGCCGCGCTGGTGGCGTCCATGGCGTTGCGGCCCCCGCTGAcgcagcagcggcgggcgcCGCAGGCGCACGACGGCGCGTACCGTGCGCtgccggcggcgcacggcccGCTGCGGACCCCGACCATCTGCGCGCTGTCCACGGAGGCTCTGGTGCCGGTCAAGGCGAAGCGCAGCAAGCGTACGCGGGGCCCGGGGTGGTCGCTCTCGGGCGCCTCGTTCTTGTCCGACTCGGCCTCGTCCTCGTCGACCACCACCACGTCCTCGTGCTCCTCGTCAGGTTCGTTCTCGTCGTTCCTCCTGGACTCGCCCCCGTTCGGCGGGCTGGAGCTGGGCGAGGGCTACTTCAACCACTtcctgccggcgccgccgtccaagAAGTCcaagcacggcggcggcaagggcagCAAGCACAAGCCCAAGAAGCGCGGGCGCAGGCCGAAGCACCTTCCCCCgaacccctccgccgccgcccagcagccGGCGCCGGGCGACCGCCGCTGCAGCCACTGCGGCGTGCAGAAGACCCCGCAGTGGCGCGCGGGGCCCGAGGGCGCCAAGACGCTGTGCAATGCGTGCGGCGTCCGCTACAAGTCCGGGCGGCTGCTCCCGGAGTACCGTCCTGCTTGCAGCCCCACGTTCGTGAGCAGCATCCACTCCAACTCCCACCGCAAGGTGCTCGAGATGCGCCGCAAGAAAGAGGGCGGCATGGTCGccaccgctgcgccggccgtCGCGTCGTTCTAG
- the LOC120641379 gene encoding uncharacterized protein LOC120641379: MPPVLGSPFARGDLPAGDVDPDYLYFLQHVRVDGDSYVLELPANGASPPSVLRYEAPPGSSSDGECVYPSPGRLSTNGRAVEGDSSASLEARPAWYDSLDDVDEDYRLFLQHTRLVDGQLVLEIGGVVINYDQPVVEGPQTEKSKQRVVEAAIPSPGKGDSSGVGSDEVGSGAPATAVPEQYACDWRADPSLGREVKEKDGGDEGLSDAADAGTMKGVYWEACSGDGRRAGRRTNSGAKVEQELGIVWPTHITRRPDSDFKHRLIEALTQPVARKEYYRLFDMVTLRTPLMKLRQVRNETKFYPTEEMGSSYLDHYPDLAEQVMNSGRRNGLALMRGFLFWLQNNAHDDQFKPWVDDSKDQEVIPVMD; encoded by the exons ATGCCGCCGGTTCTCGGCTCCCCGTTCGCCCGCGGCGacctccccgccggcgacgtCGACCCCGACTACCTCTACTTCCTCCAGCACGTCCGCGTCGACGGCGACTCTTACGTCCTCGAGCTCCCGGCCAACGGCGCCTCCCCGCCCTCGGTCCTCAGGTACGAGGCCCCGCCCGGCAGCTCCTCTGACGGCGAGTGCGTCTACCCCTCCCCGGGCCGGCTCAGCACCAACGGCCGCGCTGTGGAGGGGGACTCGTCGGCGTCATTGGAGGCTAGGCCCGCGTGGTACGACTCTCTCGATGACGTCGACGAGGACTACCGCCTCTTCCTGCAGCACACGCGCCTGGTGGATGGCCAATTGGTTCTCGAGATCGGGGGCGTCGTCATCAACTACGACCAGCCGGTTGTGGAGGGGCCTCAGACGGAGAAGAGTAAACAGCGGGTGGTAGAGGCGGCGATTCCTTCACCGGGGAAAGGGGACAGTTCTGGTGTGGGGAGCGATGAAGTTGGCTCCGGTGCTCCGGCAACGGCTGTTCCGGAGCAGTACGCGTGCGATTGGCGCGCGGATCCGTCACTAGGGCGTGAGGTGAAGGAGAAGGATGGCGGAGATGAGGGCCTGTCGGATGCAGCGGATGCAGGCACGATGAAGGGCGTGTACTGGGAGGCGTGCTCAGGCGACGGCCGTCGTGCCGGACGCCGTACAAATTCG GGGGCAAAGGTAGAACAGGAACTAGGTATTGTATGGCCAACACATATCACCCGGAGGCCAGATTCAGACTTTAAGCATAGGTTGATCGAGGCCCTTACGCAGCCAGTTGCTCGGAAAGAGTATTATAGATTGTTTGACATGGTTACTCTCCGTACTCCGTTAATGAAGCTACGGCAGGTCCGCAATGAAACAAAATTCTATCCTACAGAAGAAATGGGCAGTTCATATTTGGATCACTACCCAG ATCTGGCTGAACAAGTTATGAACAGTGGCCGTCGCAATGGTCTAGCTCTTATGCGTGGGTTTCTGTTCTGGTTGCAG AACAATGCTCATGACGATCAGTTCAAGCCATGGGTCGATGATTCCAAAGATCAAGAGGTTATTCCTGTGATGGACTGA
- the LOC120641381 gene encoding SH3 domain-containing protein 2-like produces the protein MEALWKQASRLKEQVARQGVFKQFGYGNSDNSFTDESEVKLHQKLEKLYLSTRAAKHFQRDIVRGVEGYIVTGSKQVEIGNKLSDDSQKYGVENTCTSGDTLSKAATYFGKARSLIEKERGNMLKAFGTQVAEPLRAMVMGAPLEDARHLAQRYDRMRQEAEAQVVEVSKRQNRVRESPGNGDMISKLEAAEYKLEELKSSMVGLGKEAIAAMSAVEAQQQRLTLQRLIALVEAERAYHQRVLEILDQLEEEMVSERQKIEAPPTPAAENYMAPPPSYDEVNGVFASTSVNETIQSVDFFLGEALDSFRAESEFELTLSAGDIVIVRKISSNGWAEGECKGKAGWFPHAYVERRERVLASKVPHIF, from the exons ATGGAGGCGCTGTGGAAGCAGGCCTCCAGGCTCAAGGAGCAGGTCGCCCGCCAG GGCGTGTTCAAGCAGTTTGGCTATGGGAATTCAGACAACTCGTTTACAGATGAGTCAGAGGTTAAACTGCATCAGAAATTGGAAAAGCTGTACTTATCGACTCGTGCGGCTAAA CATTTTCAAAGGGACATCGTTCGTGGCGTGGAGGGCTATATTGTCACAGGATCCAAACAAGTTGAAATAG GGAATAAATTGTCTGATGACAGCCAGAAATATGGTGTTGAAAACACATGTACAAGTGGTGATACTTTATCCAAAGCAGCTACATACTTCGGAAAGGCACGTTCACTGATTGAAAAGGAGCGTGGCAACATGTTGAAAGCATTTGGCACACAG GTGGCGGAGCCGCTGCGGGCAATGGTAATGGGTGCACCCTTAGAGGATGCTAGACATCTGGCTCAGAGATATGACAGAATGAGGCAAGAAGCCGAAGCACAG GTTGTCGAAGTATCTAAACGGCAGAACAGAGTGAGGGAATCACCTGGGAATGGTGATATGATATCCAAGTTGGAAGCTGCTGAGTACAAGCTTGAAGAACTGAAATCAAGCATGGTGGGATTAGGGAAGGAAGCTATTGCAGCAATGTCAGCTGTTGAGGCTCAGCAGCAACGATTGACATTACAGCGCCTTATTGCACTG GTTGAGGCTGAGAGAGCTTACCATCAGAGAGTTCTGGAGATACTTGACCAGTTGGAAGAAGAG ATGGTGTCTGAGCGCCAAAAAATCGAAGCACCTCCTACCCCAGCTGCAGAAAATTATATGGCACCACCACCTTCTTATGATGAAGTTAATGGAGTGTTTGCATCCACTTCTGTTAATGAGACAATCCAATCTGTCGATTTCTTCCTAGGAGAG GCCCTTGATTCCTTCAGAGCGGAAAGTGAGTTTGAGCTTACCTTGTCAGCTGGTGACATTGTAATTGTCCGAAAG ATCTCAAGCAATGGGTGGGCAGAAGGCGAGTGCAAGGGCAAAGCTGGATGGTTCCCTCATGCTTATGTTGAAAGGCGAGAACGTGTTTTAGCAAGCAAAGTTCCACACATCTTTTAG
- the LOC120641377 gene encoding uncharacterized protein LOC120641377, with amino-acid sequence MPPPGKPYTRSAAAAAPEADEVDPDYLFFLDHVRLDGDAYALYIPSEDGVSPPVVIRYEQPLPGSNVGDPVTGSEYGGQGAPRPSEGDSLAARDSPHAAPYAASSPRSSGGKRKAPEPSPRVEPEARSGAVPMEEDPAAREPAWYDSLPAGVDEDYRLYLRHYHGVDEGTTVVKMGGVTIHVGDDPSVDKSDAEEDEDESILASGHSGEDTVGTEEEENMDGEKEAGLASDLQIVNVFDSEVKEEEVDEEGEDWEVEAPDSSVKTYEGEGKEVGPGSELQIVNVIEFEDGEMLSAPIKGITESQPCKREANSSKEHPATPDNASELQGVIWPPHIIERQNSVFKKNLMEILNKPFKQEEYDRYVVQATSRSPIEKERRTRRNVVYYPWKHEMGKSYFDNYPDLAEQFRLQDNNYPNRLALLRGFFFWLQNVGREDQFRPWTDDFKRYRVVEEG; translated from the exons atgccgccgccgggcaAACCCTacacccgctccgccgccgccgccgcgcccgaggCCGACGAGGTCGACCCCGACTACCTCTTCTTCCTCGACCATGTCCGCTTGGACGGCGACGCCTACGCGCTCTACATCCCGTCCGAGGACGGCGTCTCCCCTCCCGTGGTGATCAGGTACGAGCAACCCCTCCCCGGCAGCAATGTCGGGGACCCCGTCACCGGCTCTGAGTACGGGGGCCAAGGGGCCCCTCGCCCGTCGGAGGGGGACTCCTTGGCCGCGCGCGATTCCCCGCACGCTGCCCCgtacgccgcctcctcccctcgctCTTCAGGCGGCAAGCGCAAGGCTCCAGAGCCGAGCCCCCGCGTGGAACCGGAGGCCCGGAGCGGCGCGGTTCCCATGGAAGAGGACCCGGCGGCGCGGGAACCCGCGTGGTACGACTCCCTTCCTGCTGGCGTCGACGAGGACTACCGCCTCTACCTCCGCCACTATCATGGGGTGGACGAAGGCACAACCGTGGTGAAGATGGGGGGTGTAACTATCCATGTGGGGGACGACCCGTCCGTAGACAAAAGCGACGCCGAGGAGGATGAAGATGAGTCCATTCTTGCGTCAGGGCACTCGGGGGAGGACACTGTTGGTacggaagaggaggagaacaTGGACGGAGAGAAAGAGGCGGGGCTTGCTTCTGATCTGCAGATCGTGAACGTCTTTGATTCAGAG gtgaaggaggaggaggtggacgaAGAAGGTGAGgattgggaggtggaggcgccGGACTCTTCTGTGAAGACGTATGAGGGTGAGGGGAAGGAGGTCGGGCCTGGATCAGAGTTGCAGATTGTCAATGTTATTGAATTTGAG GACGGGGAGATGCTGAGTGCACCAATCAAGGGAATAACAGAGTCGCAGCCATGTAAGAGGGAAGCAAACTCAAGCAAGGAACATCCAGCCACACCTGACAATGCTTCG GAATTACAAGGTGTTATATGGCCCCCACATATTATTGAGAGGCAAAATTCAGTTTTCAAGAAGAATTTGATGGAGATTCTCAACAAACCATTTAAACAGGAAGAGTATGATAGGTATGTTGTCCAGGCCACAAGTCGCAGTCCAATTGAAAAGGAACGAAGGACCCGTCGTAATGTGGTGTACTATCCCTGGAAGCATGAGATGGGCAAGTCATACTTTGATAATTACCCAG ACCTTGCTGAGCAATTCAGACTCCAAGACAATAACTATCCCAATCGCTTGGCTCTTTTGCGTGGTTTTTTCTTCTGGTTGCAG AATGTTGGGCGAGAAGACCAATTCAGGCCATGGACAGATGACTTCAAAAGATACCGAGTTGTTGAAGAGGGTTAG
- the LOC120641378 gene encoding NAD(P)H-quinone oxidoreductase subunit M, chloroplastic-like, producing the protein MATTVFLSPAKLAPQGRRLAGNKTPGAPVRFPPVRAQPQEQQVKEAEAADVPPPAPGAAGEPAKARTGDAQSLPRQPLAESKNMSREYGGQWLSSATRHVRIYAAYIDPETNAFDQTQMDKLTLMLDPQDEFAWTDEACQMVFNEFQDLVDHYEGAELSEYTLRLIGSDLEHFIRKMLYDGVLKYNMRSRVLNFSMGKPRVKFNSSQIPEAK; encoded by the exons ATGGCGACCACGGTGTTCCTGTCCCCGGCCAAGCTGGCGCCGCAGGGGCGCCGGCTCGCGGGCAACAAGACGCCGGGGGCGCCCGTCAGGTTCCCTCCGGTGCGCGCCCAGCCGCAGGAGCAGCAGGTgaaggaggccgaggcggcggacgtgccgccgccggcgccgggggcggcgggggagcCGGCGAAGGCGAGGACGGGGGACGCGCAGTCGCTGCCGCGGCAGCCGCTGGCGGAGAGCAAGAACATGAGCCGGGAGTACGGCGGGCAGTGGCTGAGCAGCGCGACGCGGCACGTCCGCATCTACGCGGCGTACATCGACCCGGAGACCAACGCGTTCGACCAGACGCAGATGGACAAGCTCACGCTCATGCTGGACCCGCAGGACGAGTTCGCCTGGACCGACGAGGCCTGCCAGATGGTCTTCAACGAGTTCCAGGACCTCGTCGACCACTACGAG GGGGCTGAGCTGTCGGAGTACACGCTTCGGTTGATCGGATCTGACCTTGAGCACTTCATCCGTAAGATGCTGTACGACGGGGTGCTCAAGTACAACATGAGGTCCAGGGTCCTCAATTTCAGCATGGGCAAGCCCCGGGTCAAGTTCAACAGTAGCCAGATCCCAGAAGCAAAATAG